A window of Nodosilinea sp. FACHB-141 contains these coding sequences:
- a CDS encoding EAL domain-containing protein, producing MHDPEIHRVNSVVSLPSVGFSASNPALYWLTLALLNYSHKDGQTAFLALPSGTAAPQQLIDVMPGIVFQADGDAGWSMRYLSAGCYALTGYQPEELLNPDYPTSYNTITHAADLPRVLTKIQQAVDLDQAYEVEYRIHTRSGEEKWVWEKGSPIVDGQGQVNGIEGFITDITPLKQSEAALRQAEQALKAREDLLELVLDSIPQPLFWKDSQGRYLGCNQAFATAMGLSSPAEIVGSTDTALPYLNVEEAAYRTARDRLVMTQGIADLQAIEPQTYPDGHQGWVDCSRLPMRDADGTVIGVLCTFEDVTAEVASQQALQRREQTLATLAEIQRLLLAWQWDWQEPSILSIFAALGELAGASRVYYYELQGSQGAPLFLRQRVEWSAPGIGPTAGDPLFQTLPLDPIFTDWHTQLRQQQTINQLESDFSDLQRQLLSSPPSNVKSILLLPLILQNRLQGVMGFSNCVAPRPWAEADIDLLQVVTADLALALERRQTELSLKQAELKYRSMFENAVEGMFQSTPEGQYLTVNPMLARLYGYESPQDLMHTLVDINQQLYVQPGRRQEFTELIQAGGAVLGFESEVYRKDGAVVWIAESARAIYDDRNQLIGYEGTVEDITDRKRGEAAILRRDRLLQGVAEASQCLLTTTDMHQAIPQVLARLGDAATADRAYVYTHHPHSLTGEPAMTLRYEWTTPTTTPGIDQPHWQDQSYRALGLERWLTLLQQGQSICALTRHMPSAEQEVLLRDNILSILMVPIFIDGHLWGYIGFDACQQEWEWSASDESILVAVAASLGAALKRQQTEAQMCYQVYHDALTGLPNRTFFDQHLPQAIARTSQNEQMLAVIFLDLDHFKTINDTLSHAVGDLLLQQVTQRISAALRVEDIVARWGGDEFTLILPNLATASDAAKVARRIADQLTPPFLLQNHELHVTASLGIALFPQDGQDMTTLLQNADAAMYRAKQQGRNNYQFYTQSLSTEAAQRLKLETYLHHALGRDEFVLYYQPQVNVVSGVVVQMEALLRWQHPTLGLVAPNQFIPLAEENGLIVPIGEWVMRTACTQVMAWHRTGLPLVNLAVNLSARQLQHPNLVNVVTAVLNETGLPPTYLELEITETAAMADMAASIERLRDLRQLGVKISMDDFGTGYSCLSHLKQFPLDGIKIDRAFVKDLTHSSVDQAMVNAIIAMAKGLSLNLVAEGVETADQTLCLYELGCTEMQGYLFGYPQPAAKAVPYLQASHGQRWRLE from the coding sequence ATGCACGACCCCGAGATCCATCGCGTTAACTCCGTAGTTTCTCTTCCATCGGTCGGCTTTTCCGCCTCCAACCCTGCTCTCTACTGGCTTACCCTGGCACTGCTGAATTACTCTCATAAGGATGGTCAGACCGCTTTTCTGGCGCTGCCTTCAGGCACAGCGGCTCCCCAGCAGCTGATTGATGTGATGCCAGGCATTGTGTTTCAGGCCGATGGCGATGCTGGCTGGTCAATGCGCTACCTCAGTGCTGGCTGTTATGCTTTGACCGGATACCAGCCCGAAGAACTGCTCAACCCAGACTACCCAACGTCGTACAACACCATTACCCACGCCGCCGATCTTCCCCGAGTGTTGACGAAAATTCAGCAGGCGGTCGATTTAGACCAGGCCTATGAAGTGGAGTACCGCATCCATACCCGCAGCGGCGAGGAGAAGTGGGTTTGGGAGAAAGGATCGCCCATTGTCGATGGCCAGGGTCAGGTCAACGGCATTGAAGGGTTTATTACTGACATCACTCCGCTGAAACAGTCGGAGGCGGCCCTGCGCCAGGCGGAGCAGGCCCTAAAAGCGCGCGAGGACCTGCTGGAGCTGGTGCTAGACAGCATTCCCCAACCTTTGTTTTGGAAGGACAGCCAGGGACGCTATTTAGGCTGCAATCAGGCCTTTGCAACTGCCATGGGGCTGTCGTCGCCGGCCGAGATCGTGGGGAGCACCGACACCGCTCTGCCCTACCTAAATGTGGAGGAAGCTGCATACCGAACCGCCCGCGATCGCCTGGTGATGACCCAAGGCATTGCCGATCTCCAAGCCATTGAGCCCCAGACCTACCCCGATGGCCATCAGGGCTGGGTCGACTGTAGCCGCCTGCCTATGCGTGATGCCGACGGCACCGTGATCGGGGTGCTCTGCACCTTTGAGGATGTCACCGCTGAGGTTGCCTCCCAGCAGGCGCTGCAGCGCCGAGAACAGACCCTAGCCACCCTGGCCGAAATTCAGCGTCTGCTGCTGGCTTGGCAGTGGGATTGGCAAGAACCCTCGATTTTGTCAATTTTTGCGGCCTTAGGCGAACTAGCGGGCGCTAGCCGGGTCTATTACTACGAGCTACAGGGGAGCCAGGGTGCCCCCCTTTTCCTGCGCCAGCGGGTGGAGTGGTCAGCGCCGGGCATCGGGCCCACCGCTGGCGACCCCCTGTTTCAAACCCTGCCCTTAGACCCCATATTTACCGATTGGCACACCCAGCTGCGGCAGCAGCAGACCATCAACCAGCTAGAATCAGACTTTTCTGACCTCCAGCGCCAGCTGCTGAGCAGCCCACCGAGCAATGTGAAGTCGATTCTGCTGCTGCCCCTGATCCTACAAAACCGGCTGCAAGGAGTGATGGGGTTTAGCAACTGCGTTGCCCCACGCCCCTGGGCCGAGGCCGACATTGACCTCCTCCAGGTGGTGACCGCTGACCTGGCCCTAGCCCTAGAGCGTCGTCAAACCGAGCTGTCGCTGAAGCAGGCAGAGCTGAAATATCGCAGCATGTTTGAAAATGCTGTTGAGGGCATGTTTCAAAGCACGCCCGAGGGACAGTATCTGACCGTAAACCCTATGCTGGCTAGGCTTTACGGTTACGAGTCGCCCCAGGATTTGATGCATACCCTAGTGGACATCAATCAGCAGCTCTACGTGCAGCCTGGTCGCCGCCAGGAATTTACCGAGCTGATTCAGGCCGGGGGGGCAGTGCTGGGATTTGAGTCTGAAGTCTACCGCAAAGACGGGGCTGTTGTCTGGATTGCGGAGTCGGCGCGGGCGATCTATGACGATCGCAACCAGCTAATCGGCTACGAGGGCACCGTCGAAGATATTACCGATCGCAAGCGGGGAGAGGCGGCTATTTTGCGCCGCGATCGCCTGCTGCAAGGGGTAGCTGAGGCCAGCCAGTGCCTGCTCACCACCACCGACATGCACCAGGCCATTCCTCAGGTGCTGGCCCGCCTGGGGGATGCGGCCACCGCCGATCGCGCCTACGTCTATACCCACCATCCCCATTCGCTCACTGGGGAACCGGCCATGACCCTGCGCTACGAATGGACCACCCCCACCACGACCCCGGGCATTGATCAGCCCCACTGGCAAGACCAAAGTTACCGCGCCCTGGGCCTAGAACGCTGGCTCACCCTTTTGCAGCAGGGCCAATCGATCTGCGCCCTGACCCGCCACATGCCCTCTGCCGAGCAGGAGGTGTTGCTCAGGGACAACATCCTATCGATTTTGATGGTGCCTATTTTCATCGATGGCCACCTGTGGGGCTACATCGGCTTCGATGCCTGTCAGCAGGAGTGGGAGTGGAGCGCCAGCGACGAGTCAATTTTGGTGGCGGTGGCGGCGAGCTTGGGGGCTGCCCTAAAGCGTCAGCAGACCGAAGCTCAGATGTGCTATCAGGTCTACCACGACGCCCTCACCGGGCTGCCCAACCGAACCTTTTTTGATCAGCACTTGCCCCAGGCGATCGCTCGTACTAGCCAGAACGAGCAGATGCTAGCCGTTATCTTTCTCGATCTCGACCACTTCAAAACCATCAACGATACCCTTAGCCACGCCGTTGGCGATTTGCTGCTGCAGCAGGTCACCCAGCGGATCAGCGCCGCCCTGCGAGTAGAAGACATTGTGGCCCGCTGGGGAGGCGACGAGTTTACGCTGATTTTGCCCAACCTGGCTACCGCCAGCGACGCCGCCAAAGTGGCCCGGCGTATTGCCGACCAGCTGACTCCACCCTTTTTGCTGCAAAACCACGAGCTACATGTCACCGCCAGCCTTGGCATTGCCCTATTTCCCCAAGACGGCCAGGACATGACCACCCTGCTGCAAAACGCTGATGCCGCTATGTATCGGGCCAAGCAGCAAGGTCGCAACAACTACCAGTTCTACACCCAGAGCCTCAGCACCGAGGCAGCCCAGCGCCTAAAACTAGAGACCTACCTGCACCACGCCCTGGGCCGCGACGAATTTGTGCTCTACTACCAACCCCAAGTGAATGTTGTCAGCGGGGTCGTGGTGCAGATGGAGGCCCTGCTGCGGTGGCAGCACCCTACCCTGGGGCTGGTGGCTCCCAACCAATTTATCCCCCTAGCAGAGGAAAATGGGCTGATTGTGCCCATTGGCGAGTGGGTGATGCGAACAGCTTGTACCCAGGTGATGGCCTGGCACCGGACGGGGCTACCCTTGGTCAACTTGGCGGTCAACCTATCGGCTCGGCAGCTTCAGCACCCCAATCTGGTCAACGTGGTCACCGCTGTGCTCAACGAAACCGGCCTGCCCCCTACTTATCTAGAGCTAGAAATTACTGAAACGGCGGCCATGGCCGATATGGCAGCCTCCATTGAGCGGCTGCGCGACCTGCGTCAGCTTGGCGTCAAAATCTCGATGGATGACTTTGGCACCGGCTACTCCTGTCTCAGCCACCTAAAGCAGTTTCCCCTCGATGGCATCAAGATCGATCGCGCCTTTGTCAAAGACCTCACCCACAGTTCGGTTGACCAGGCTATGGTTAATGCGATTATTGCCATGGCCAAGGGGCTTTCCCTCAACCTGGTGGCCGAGGGGGTTGAGACCGCCGATCAAACCCTGTGTCTCTACGAACTGGGTTGTACCGAAATGCAGGGTTACCTGTTTGGCTACCCCCAGCCAGCCGCAAAGGCTGTGCCCTACCTACAGGCCAGCCATGGCCAAAGGTGGCGGTTGGAATAG
- a CDS encoding sensor histidine kinase KdpD, with translation MALPPLDHVLSPVPAYGLTTPLGKIADDLGQLGAATPSHIVVVNDEQQPMGAIAVGRLWAISQGTSPLAGSRETATLQLADCQSWLKPVVEIMASEWGDRATSTRLRALALEATAAVWVGTSTDGQYLGVLDPVKLMPWLAEPEPEIGGTIGSSPTVPTLGLEPQAWVLELSHALKTPMTTLLGLSTLLLDSRVGLLSDRQFRYVSLMRQAIRKLTGMINLLLDWMRLESGQLSLLSQGVDLQPLANELLPSFLSAQPEGGGIAAAWADDFTVSLAIAEGWVQADPLRLRQSLHYGLGYLIAYGATPGGLIIEPWGSWLGITLWSSTFIVDPGPPLGTTVASGLIQPIPLSLEGLGLALARRFTQLQGGELSGLSAPSWGSRITLLLPQLGTPHEGETTLVLLASASQAVIDQVYGNLRGSPYRLAVASCCQTLAAMQTRLAPCCTLIHWEGLADAPVDPVAQMVLLQRLEIPKAVALRSAPGMAAIAATEATMPKTLYLETLTQRLRPTLDQMCLAPSVSLPLPDGLTMLLLHPSGEGSALPPLVHTWLQRYHCRLLEVDDLQQASLLSRVWQLKAVILDGEVPVATAYLQALARHPDLARLPLIALTPLAEQDAAALGLSLVFCPEVLTQPPAQAVVSLMRAIAQSSPRLSKSS, from the coding sequence ATGGCGCTGCCGCCCCTCGACCATGTTTTGAGCCCTGTTCCGGCCTACGGTCTGACGACTCCCTTGGGCAAAATTGCCGATGACCTAGGGCAGTTGGGGGCAGCAACTCCTAGCCATATTGTTGTTGTCAACGACGAGCAGCAGCCCATGGGGGCGATCGCCGTTGGGCGACTGTGGGCCATCAGCCAGGGCACTTCGCCATTAGCTGGTTCGAGGGAAACCGCCACCCTACAGCTGGCTGACTGCCAATCTTGGCTAAAACCCGTGGTTGAAATAATGGCTAGTGAGTGGGGCGATCGCGCCACCAGCACCCGGCTCAGAGCCCTGGCCCTGGAAGCAACCGCTGCTGTTTGGGTGGGCACCAGCACCGATGGTCAGTACCTAGGAGTACTCGACCCCGTTAAACTCATGCCCTGGCTGGCAGAGCCCGAACCGGAGATCGGCGGGACGATCGGTTCTAGCCCCACCGTGCCGACGCTGGGGCTAGAACCGCAGGCCTGGGTGCTGGAACTCAGCCATGCCCTAAAGACTCCAATGACCACTCTGCTAGGGCTATCGACCCTGCTGCTCGACAGTCGGGTAGGGTTGCTCAGCGATCGCCAGTTTCGCTACGTCAGCCTGATGCGACAGGCCATTCGCAAGCTCACGGGCATGATCAACCTGCTGCTCGACTGGATGCGGCTAGAGTCTGGCCAGCTTAGTCTGCTGTCCCAGGGGGTAGATCTTCAGCCCTTAGCTAATGAGCTACTGCCCAGCTTTTTGAGCGCTCAGCCTGAGGGCGGCGGGATAGCGGCTGCCTGGGCCGACGACTTTACGGTGAGTCTGGCGATCGCAGAGGGTTGGGTTCAGGCCGATCCCCTGCGCTTGCGCCAGAGTCTTCACTACGGCCTAGGCTACCTAATTGCCTACGGCGCTACTCCTGGCGGGCTGATCATTGAGCCATGGGGATCATGGCTAGGAATCACCCTATGGAGTTCAACCTTCATCGTTGACCCTGGCCCACCCCTGGGAACAACGGTCGCCTCCGGCCTCATTCAGCCTATCCCTCTGTCGCTAGAGGGGTTAGGGCTTGCCCTGGCCCGTCGGTTTACTCAGCTTCAGGGCGGTGAACTCAGCGGCCTGAGTGCCCCTAGCTGGGGCAGTCGCATTACGCTGCTGCTGCCTCAGCTAGGGACACCCCACGAGGGCGAAACCACGCTAGTACTACTGGCCAGCGCCAGCCAAGCCGTAATTGACCAGGTCTACGGCAATCTGCGGGGCAGCCCCTATCGCTTAGCGGTGGCCTCCTGCTGTCAAACCCTAGCGGCTATGCAAACTCGCCTGGCCCCCTGCTGTACGCTGATCCATTGGGAAGGACTGGCCGATGCCCCGGTTGATCCGGTGGCTCAGATGGTTCTGTTGCAGCGCCTGGAGATCCCCAAGGCAGTGGCCCTGCGGTCAGCTCCAGGGATGGCGGCGATCGCTGCCACCGAAGCCACGATGCCAAAGACGCTATATCTTGAAACCCTGACTCAACGGTTGCGGCCTACCCTAGATCAAATGTGCCTGGCGCCATCGGTGTCGCTGCCCCTGCCGGACGGGCTGACTATGCTCCTGCTGCACCCGTCGGGAGAAGGCAGCGCGCTGCCTCCCCTGGTGCACACCTGGCTACAGCGCTACCACTGTCGCCTGTTGGAGGTGGACGATCTGCAACAGGCGAGCCTGCTCAGCCGGGTCTGGCAACTCAAGGCAGTCATTCTAGACGGGGAGGTACCGGTCGCTACTGCCTACCTCCAGGCTCTGGCCCGCCATCCAGACCTGGCTCGCCTACCCCTGATTGCTCTGACGCCCCTGGCCGAGCAGGATGCCGCCGCCCTGGGGCTATCTCTAGTGTTCTGTCCAGAGGTGCTAACCCAACCACCTGCCCAGGCAGTGGTGAGTCTAATGCGGGCGATCGCCCAGTCTAGCCCCCGATTGAGCAAAAGCAGTTAA
- a CDS encoding circadian clock protein KaiA: MVAPLQICILTHGDQVEQGPELSLDPSRYVVHQTAVLGDVLDWLRSRPDLPDCLVVDDEVWQRALRPALIQLGLMLPVVVLIGVPNSTAEPLPETNAVPLTGTEPYPGALVHRAVDALPQLDQVIQDAIQGFLQLPNPKASPPAAAADKADGLSNSLSAQQHRLTEKLKARLGYLGVYYKRSPGSFLRHMSPDDRAAFLGQLKTDYRTIVLGYFAKDAKINLNQLIDDFVDQAFMADISVAQIVEIHMELMDNFSKQLKLEGRSEEILLDYRLTLIDVIAHLCEMYRRSIPREP, translated from the coding sequence TTGGTTGCTCCCCTTCAAATTTGTATCCTGACCCATGGTGATCAGGTCGAGCAAGGTCCCGAGTTAAGTCTGGATCCTAGCCGTTATGTAGTGCATCAAACGGCTGTGCTCGGCGACGTCTTAGACTGGCTACGGAGTCGTCCAGATCTACCCGATTGCTTAGTGGTCGATGACGAGGTTTGGCAACGGGCTCTGCGTCCGGCGCTGATCCAGCTCGGCCTGATGCTGCCGGTGGTGGTGCTGATTGGTGTGCCCAACTCCACCGCTGAACCGCTGCCAGAGACCAACGCAGTCCCCCTTACCGGCACTGAACCCTACCCCGGAGCCCTAGTGCATCGCGCTGTCGATGCCCTGCCCCAGCTTGACCAGGTGATTCAGGACGCCATCCAAGGATTTTTACAACTACCCAACCCCAAGGCATCACCGCCAGCCGCCGCTGCCGACAAAGCTGACGGTCTCTCCAATAGCCTGAGCGCTCAGCAACATCGGCTGACAGAGAAACTTAAGGCCCGGTTAGGATACTTAGGAGTCTATTACAAGCGCAGTCCCGGCTCTTTTTTGCGACATATGAGCCCCGATGACCGCGCGGCGTTTTTGGGTCAGCTCAAGACCGATTACCGCACTATTGTCTTGGGCTATTTCGCCAAGGATGCCAAAATCAACCTCAACCAGCTGATCGACGACTTTGTCGATCAAGCATTCATGGCCGATATCTCCGTGGCTCAAATCGTTGAAATTCATATGGAGCTGATGGATAACTTCTCAAAACAGCTCAAGCTAGAGGGGCGCAGCGAAGAGATCTTGCTGGACTACCGCCTCACCCTGATCGACGTCATTGCCCACCTGTGCGAAATGTACCGGCGATCGATCCCTCGCGAACCCTAG
- the kaiB gene encoding circadian clock protein KaiB, whose product MSSIKKTYILKLYVAGNTPNSIRALKTLNNILEEEFQGVYALKVIDVLKNPQLAEEDKILATPTLAKILPPPVRKIIGDLSDRERVLIGLDLLYDELREDDIYG is encoded by the coding sequence ATGAGCTCCATCAAAAAGACCTACATCCTTAAGCTTTACGTCGCGGGCAATACTCCCAACTCCATTCGCGCCCTCAAGACCCTCAACAACATTCTCGAAGAAGAGTTTCAGGGCGTCTATGCCCTCAAGGTGATCGACGTGCTAAAAAATCCTCAGCTAGCGGAGGAAGACAAGATCTTGGCGACACCCACCCTAGCCAAGATTCTGCCACCTCCAGTGCGCAAAATTATTGGTGACCTGTCGGACCGCGAGCGCGTGCTGATTGGCCTCGACCTGCTCTACGATGAGCTGCGCGAAGACGACATTTACGGCTAG
- the kaiC gene encoding circadian clock protein KaiC has product MTDSDQTDLQSSSHPPGVRKIRTLIEGFDDISHGGMPAGRSTLVSGTSGTGKTLFAVQFIYNGITEFDEPGVFVTFEESPEDIIQNAYSFGWDLQRLVDDGKLFILDASPDPEGQDVVGNFDLSALIERIQYAIRKYKARRVSIDSVTAVFQQYDAASVVRREIFRLVARLKLMGVTTVMTTERLDEYGPVARFGVEEFVSDNVVIVRNALEGERRRRTIEILKLRGTTHMKGEYPFTITNGGVNIFPLGAMQLTQRSSNARVSSGVPTLDEMCGGGFFKDSIILATGATGTGKTLLVSKFLVDGCKSGERAILFAYEESRAQLSRNAYSWGVDFEAMEEQGLLKIICAYPESAGLEDHLQIIKTEISQFKPSRVAIDSLSALDRGVSNNSFRQFVIGVTGFAKQEEITGFFTNTTEQFMGLHSITESHISTITDTILMLQYVEVRGELSRAINVFKMRGSWHDKGIREYTINNQGPDIKDSFRNLERIISGSPTRIAVDEKSELSRIIQGVQGDSEL; this is encoded by the coding sequence ATGACAGATTCCGACCAAACCGATTTGCAGTCATCCTCCCATCCACCGGGCGTGCGTAAAATTCGCACCCTTATCGAAGGCTTCGATGACATTAGCCACGGGGGCATGCCGGCGGGGCGATCGACCCTGGTAAGCGGCACCTCGGGTACCGGTAAGACGCTGTTCGCAGTGCAGTTTATCTATAACGGCATCACGGAGTTTGACGAGCCGGGGGTGTTTGTCACCTTCGAAGAATCCCCCGAAGACATCATTCAAAACGCCTACAGCTTTGGCTGGGACTTGCAGCGCCTGGTGGACGACGGCAAGCTGTTTATTCTTGACGCCTCCCCCGACCCTGAAGGCCAGGACGTGGTGGGCAACTTTGACCTGTCGGCGCTAATTGAACGTATTCAGTACGCCATCCGTAAATACAAGGCGCGGCGGGTCTCCATCGACTCGGTGACGGCGGTATTTCAGCAGTACGATGCCGCCTCGGTAGTGCGGCGGGAGATCTTTCGCCTGGTGGCTCGCCTAAAGCTGATGGGCGTGACCACAGTGATGACCACCGAGCGCCTCGATGAGTACGGTCCGGTGGCCCGCTTTGGGGTCGAGGAGTTTGTCTCAGACAATGTGGTGATTGTGCGCAACGCCCTAGAGGGGGAGCGCCGTCGCCGCACCATCGAAATTCTCAAGCTGCGGGGCACCACCCACATGAAGGGGGAGTACCCGTTCACGATTACCAACGGCGGCGTCAACATCTTCCCGCTGGGGGCGATGCAGTTAACCCAGCGATCGTCCAATGCTAGGGTGTCGTCGGGGGTGCCGACGTTAGACGAAATGTGCGGCGGCGGCTTCTTCAAAGATTCTATTATTTTGGCCACCGGAGCCACGGGCACGGGCAAGACCCTGCTGGTCAGCAAGTTCTTAGTGGATGGCTGCAAGAGTGGCGAGCGGGCGATCTTGTTTGCCTATGAAGAGTCGCGTGCCCAGCTCTCCCGCAACGCCTACTCCTGGGGGGTCGACTTTGAGGCCATGGAGGAGCAGGGGCTGCTGAAGATCATCTGCGCCTACCCCGAGTCAGCGGGTTTAGAAGACCACCTGCAAATTATCAAGACCGAGATTTCACAGTTCAAGCCGTCGCGCGTGGCGATCGACTCACTATCGGCCCTCGATCGCGGCGTCAGCAACAACTCTTTTCGGCAGTTTGTGATTGGCGTGACGGGCTTTGCCAAGCAGGAGGAGATCACGGGTTTCTTCACCAACACCACTGAGCAGTTTATGGGGCTGCACTCGATTACCGAGTCGCACATTTCCACCATTACCGACACGATTTTGATGCTGCAATACGTGGAGGTGCGAGGCGAACTGTCGCGGGCCATCAACGTGTTTAAGATGCGCGGCTCGTGGCACGACAAGGGCATTCGCGAGTACACGATCAACAACCAGGGGCCAGATATCAAAGACTCCTTCCGCAACCTGGAGCGGATTATCAGCGGTTCGCCCACTCGGATCGCGGTGGATGAGAAGAGTGAGCTATCGCGGATTATTCAAGGGGTTCAGGGAGATTCTGAGCTGTAG